The following DNA comes from Diadema setosum chromosome 20, eeDiaSeto1, whole genome shotgun sequence.
AGTAGCAACTACTCTTTCTAATTCTTACAGGACTGTTTCCTTACTGgcacaaaacaaaggaaatgtgtATAACTCAAACATATTCACACTAACAGTGAAACGTCCTCCGTGCATGCCTACCTTGGTATGAGTTGCAATGTTGGAGTGAGTCTGGTGTTGAAGATAGCAATGAGATCCCCGCtattctctgtctctctgtttgCCTTGAAGAGGACAGCGAGTCTCTCGCCCGTACAGTTCCACACCATGTCTTGAATCAAGCCTCCAATCCTACCCAATATTTAAAATGGAGACATAAAATGATTGATTATTCAGAATTTGACTTTATGCTGCATTTAAGCATCACAAATTCAATCATTCATCTATTTTGAAAGAAGCAAGTCTTTCTGACACGTTCAGTTTCAGAAGAACTGACAAAAGATAGAACATACGAAAGTTTCCTTGTACCCATTTGCATCATGGAAAACAGGCTGAAATAAGTTTCTGGGGCAGAATTCATGATAGGTATTGAAGTATAGgaggcatggggggggggggatctacAGATACTTTGTATCATCATCAAAGCCcctattcattacaataaagATTATAGAAATATGCTCATCAAAACTTGAAGGGGCATCAATGACCATGttacacttcatttttttttttttttccatcaagaACTACATAACTGAATTTGAAGGGTTTTGCGACCTTACCCCAAAAAAATTCTTTATAAAGCACACAGCATGCAGGAGACTCCCCAACAGTCATGAAACAGtcagaaataataaaaaaaaatacagagtgCTACAACTacttacaaacaaaaaaggaagaaacaaacaaaagcaaaagattACTGGGAGTACTATGGTGCTCTGATCTCTGATTGTGATATCATAATCACCTGACTTCCTGGTCCCCACACATCATGGTGACCTCAGACGTGTCGGCACACTTGATGGCGTTCTCCGCTCCACCCGTCTTGCCTGCGCTGTGGAGGAAGTTGAGACAGAAGATGGCTGGCTCGCCCTCGGTGCAGAAGAGGAGGAAGCGTCCATTAGGGCTCCAGCAGGCGCTCTGGCATCGTCCCGAGAGCTGCGTCCACTTCTCACATGACCACGACTTTGTCTCCCACACTCTGACCACAGGCAGTATAAAAACAGAGAGAAGTTCTCACAATGAGATTCAGCCTTTGGATTGGTAACTGACAGGAAAATCACACTGCAGTGACCGCAAAGATGTCTTATTACCTCATGTCACTACATCAATACTGCACACATGCTTTAATATTGTGATTTTCAGGATGTATTTGCACATACCTCTTACTGCCAATTAGAATGGCTTGCagttccagtaaatattactagGCAAAAAGGTGCACATCACTGAAATTACTAATCAACATGTAAGTATAGGGTAAATATTCTGAACTTTTAGACATGAAAATCATCAGGAAATGAAATCTTACGTATTAAGTACAAACTTTTATAAGTTAACGGATAATACCTTTTTTTATGGCTTCTTGTATGGAAAGAACCAAAATCTGTGGGCTGATATGCTGGGCTTTTTAGTTGTCAGATTAGAACAGATATATGTCATTTTTTATAATACAGCTGAActttgattaaaagtaaagtaaaactAATAGGGAAAGGTTCAGAGCATGAAGGCACTTACGACAATAGATACTGTGGTTGACAATGTGATTCAGCACCAGAGCTGCAGTACTcgtatatttgttttttcaatatgttCAAGTCTGAAAATAGTTTTCCCTCATGAGCAAATGGTTCTTTCACCTATAAAACTACCTTGTAAGAAAGAGATGAGGCACTGTGGTTGACAAATGCTTCAGAAAGATAGCAGCACCATGAGCATATCTTGTTTCAATGCTAAGGCTCGAAGCCTGAAACTTAGTCTTTACACCAGACCTACTTAGCATTTCACCTAAAAACTTGTGATGGCGACGATGCAAAGAGCTTGGAGCTGTCCGGGGAGTACCTGAGTAGTGCCCCGCCCCCTCCTCCAGCCCTTCTGAGGGGTACACATGACTCCCTTGGCACATCCCAAACCTAGGGAGGGGAAGATCATTGAGAGTATTGTGATAGAtgctatctccatgattcttggcttgctctttcttttcattgttttgttttgttttgttttttgttttttgcttttgctgggtttttttttctaaattggcAGACAGAAAATGGAAGTTATATGGTGAATTACAGGTAACCTCATGCTTGCATACCTGTTACCCCTGAAATTCAATAATTAGGAAGAAATGGGAGAAACTCATTTGAAGGATAGGAATTCTCACACATCAcctacaaaagaaaaatttacAGGTGTTCATAACAATTGGGAAAACAAAGTATTATAGAGCTTCTCCTTTCctgaaaacaacagcaaacaaacacacaaacataaacccACTGGAATATTCCTATCAGATAGGAATAGCTGGCAGGTATGTGCTTGGGCTGTGGAATGGGTTAAAGACgagttactgtatacgctgttattttcgcgtacagatattttcacgaataacgaggtcatagacattttcgcgcaatgttgtttttgcgaatcGACGCTGACGCttaggcacaaaaaaaaaaaaatgttgtattggcgtaacatgagattttcaaataagGTCGGGCGGgcggattttgttttttttttatttattttttttttgctacctgtattttacgtgtaaaactcataTTTAACAAAACCCCATTCAATAGAGAGGGTCTGTTGCATCCAAAGTTTGTTGTATCACCGATTTAAAAGCAATAAATATTAAAAGAGAATCATATTTTGGACATGGAAAAACACCCTGGCCCCCCATTCGAACCCATAGGAGACCGCATGCGTGTTCCCATTTTCAACGTCTATCTACGGAAGATTTGTCCTTAGAAAtttatgaaggggggggggggtttaaggTGTCGTATGCTGAAAGTCCACCATCAGCAATCCCAGAGCTACGTGTCTTCTTCTTGGGAAGAACAGAACTCGCCAATCTCGCTGGTGAAGCCATCAACACGGATAGAGCGTTTTGTACTGGCGCGACCGGCACTTCTTCGCCTCCAACATATTCGTAGTAGCAAAccatgtgacccgctacaacaaaaggatcctaaagtcgctgacgggcgagccaagcatggcccagaaaatgctattttcgggcctttcctttgatcatttagcttcgaattttcggcagatgatagaaaatacattagactacacaattatgttaaaaacagaaatccgaacgttttgacagattttggtgatctgacttcaaacttgattttatcggctcgcccgtcagcgactttaggttccttttgttgtagcgggtcacatataccgGTACCCCATATCCAACAGAATGGCACTCTGGTCGGACAGCAGGACATCTTTGAACGGACCTGTTTCCGCCTTCCCCACTTTAACAGCCGTCACGACATACCGGTCAGAATATGAACGAACAAATTCCTGGGCTAAATCACTCAGCGCCACAGACAAATCGATTCTCCAAATAATATCAAATAAAATCTTCGAACTGGACTTGCTGGACATGCCGGTTGCCGACACGCTGTATTGCGCGGCCATTTTCCGACACcagctgttgctgttgttgttgtttttaataatTTGCAAACCCGTATCGCGCCCTCTCTCAGTAAAAacgatgtatttccttcttttttctttttttttgaaaagttcaGGGTCGGGGTTTTTTTTAGGGTCGcgcgggttacgccaatacaacaatttttttttttggccttacgttaatgctctattaacacagtGCATGGAGACCTttaaattaaaccctcgcaaaaagaacagcttatacagtatataggGCAGCACAATCCATTTAATGTACACACCATAAAATAATAGTAACAGAGGAAATAACTTCTCCACCTTGTGACATGACAGcaccacacatacacaatgCATAAATTTAGAGATGACTTATAGATTTctcaaatttgaaaaattgtgacccgctacaacaaaatgatcctaaagtcgggcgaggtcgattatttgaaaattgcacgatgtaatcccctaatctttctgctttagattgatatataacacattttataaaaatgatcggctgcggagatatcgatgtttaaaagagagcatgtcgagacgtctggaaaatcactgtttcgagaaaagcggcctaaaagtcttcctttcgacgcaatcgcgatcaacagacacgcaagtcagttttcacctctagacaatagaaggtaagccctagcaacccccgaagagttcattcaagcacatcagcgtcggcggtctcctcaccaaccaatcagtgaccaggatgtgagaagcagctgagcatagcgcaccctgcccgcacgcaccagtcgactgggcagtgtgcgagcttcacgcttcggttagcagcaagcagcaaactgaccaatgagatcactctggtcgttgttaggggcggaacctatctgtggcgctcaatccaaattttcgaaccagtttctgcttcgttgaaacgccaaagaacatggctcagaaaaacgctattttttggtctttcctttgatcattttgcttcaaaatttcgacagatgatagaagacatgttagactccaataatatatcaaaatcagaaaatcgtaagttttgaccaattttaatgctctgacttcaaactcgattttcacggcttcgaccgtgcgcgactttaggacctttttgttgtagcgggtcacaattacacatttttacctctgccaagggaggaggttgtgttttcattaccattggtttgtttgtttgtttgtttgtccatgtgcaaaataactcaaaaaagttGTGGACGGAttggaatgaaacttgcagaaaaGGTTGAGGATGACGCAAGGAACGaacgattaaattttggtagtgatccggaaatttttatggattttatgacggattttctacattttggcaggtagggtcaatggaCTCGGGaattcaagctgcgcattttttgagattttcatacgcacactaaagtgcgtgctctagtttctgccagGACGAGGCGTGCCGcacagctgagggtttatgacgtagcaaaggcttctatattgggaaatcgggcaaattTTCAGTGGATAGAAATCCCTGATCTccatggaagagcaagatcatcggtggacaGTACCTGCTTGGCGGAAGTCTGCGCTCtaagagtgcttttctagcttgtttgtttgttttttttgcatttggctAATATCATATGCTCACTCTAAAAATTAGCCACTCAAACAGATACTCAATGAGAATATCGAAAATGCGGACTACTCAAGATGTAAATATGAAACAACTGAGCAAACAAAATCCACAAACAAAATATCCTTTTCATGTTGCATTAGATTCATAAAATCTTTTCCAGCAAAATCTCAAAACAAGGCAGACCTTTAAGTGCTTtactgaaattttgatattcttatCTGATATTAACATTTAAGAACAGCGCATTCAATACAGCTATTCTGTGGTTGACACCCTACACACATCACACCATACCAGTATTGCCGTGTCTCTGGGTGAAGCGGAAACAAGAAGGCGCCCTCTAGGGTCCCAGCTGAGACATGTAACTGGTGCATGGCTTGCGTAGGACAGGACTTGGGCTGCACTGGCCGTTGGTCTGACAAAGGAAATGAGACACAGAGATGGTTCTGTCTAAGACATTGTGGATGCCAACATTATTTCATGCTACAGATGGTTTAATCAAAGTTTCAAGATTATAACACAATATTTTCAGCCAGACAATGAATAAATTGGCTGATTTGATGGAGCAATGACTGTAGGGATTTTGCAAGAACAATCTCTTTACCCAAGACTCTCTGTAATTGTCACAAACTTTAAAATTTAGTGACAGGTGTACTACAGAATTGAAGTGGCACATTAAAGATAATAttaagttttggtacctcaaaagttcccctgaatttccttgtcttagtttgtgtttcaggttaaagtacctttcatataactaacactgtgagacttactcgccccaaagtgctctcatgtcttagtaatcatgcaataatggtttcataCCAGAGCCGTTAGTCTGACTCGCCGCGGTACCGCGAGGTAGTActgtacacgtattgtacgaaaccatcaTTGCATGATATCTGCAACCAGCAGCCCCcaacgcatagctaactgcgaccagcagccccatacgcatagctaaacggggcttcgcattgtagcattcaggatcacgACAGACTAAAGTATcacgggtaaatatcaacttaaaatccaaaaatttcttcaatttgaagacttaccagtaaagttgaagtattgaaaacaggcttcgggcaacgtttggttctgccaatagcccctttctgttcgaattgatgactgaatgtgactcggtcgagaggaccttgggagagctacactgaatactacggccagcgcatgcccacacatcacatgcgcacaaatttcaaatccatgaacggataagatgtccGTGTGCGCATTGACATTTCGCGTGATTTATTCCGCAACGCGTGATGCTCTCTGcgcgacattttatgacttttttctttcaagtatcgcgcaacttttgagaccaaatttgtcactCCAGGGCATACTGTTTTGAAGCCAcacccctttgaaaaaaaattttcgacccaaaaattgcttaaaaacattattttgtgtgcaaatccaatgtaaattgtgtttctgcaattaattcatataaaaataaatatttttactttcaatggctgataatgatgtattttagcctgattatgcttaaaaagtttctgcgacaaattttgacgggaaaaaaaaaaaacaaaaagtaaaaaaacaacgaaatacataagaaataatgatgaaggcaaatttttgcttcaatattattgttgaggctattgaaaagaatatgttcactaAAAATCtgaagtcttggagctttattttttcatttataggcttaaaaaattatttttgcttaaattagcataaattaatataaaatacacaaattaaaatttcaaaaatctaactatacagtcttgtagattacattgtcATTTACCTTAGTAcaaattttcgcgaggatcgCGCAATCCACGAccaagatctgaaggggggggggggggcaaaaaggccatcccccctcccgtggtttcaagtccctcaaaaaaacCCGATGGGATTAGGGTTATCATTTGGCCAAAGTGAATGAACTGCAACCCAAGAACAGAAATCTAAACATGAATATATATCTTTTACAGGTTCGTATATCATCAACTTTTGGCATGTTGCTGAATTTGTTGTGTGCATTGTTAGGATGTTGTGCAAAAGTTTTGTATGTTTCCGCAACACGTTAAACCTCTTGTAGACTATCCTGTACTTGAACAGAGCATTCAAGACTGATTAACAGTAATACTACAGATTTTCTAGACTTTTGAATGTCTGCTTTTGTACGTTGTAGTGATTTGAAAAAGAGCTGATACATGAATATATTGATGAACTAAAGTTCTTGTATCTTCTGCAGCTTTGTAAATACTACAAAGCATCCCAACTAATTTGCCCTTTTGGATTCTATGGAATAGCTACAGTCATCAAATGATAACAGCAGTCAATTTGTTTCAGAAGGGTGTAAAAGATTACAGGGTCTGTGACTGGCAAAATAGAGATCACTGGAATGCCCTGAAATCTATCTTCACATACACTGTGAcatatgatgtacaatgtaagggCACTGTGGCATAATGGATAGGACTCTTGATTTTTACTCAGAGGTGTGAATTCAAACCCATCAAGTGCCTATGTCTTTGGACAAGATATTTTTACCCATATGTTCCTCTCAACCCAGTTGTATActtgggtacctggcaatgttaaagtaatgataatgacagggtCCTCTGATGGAGCAGAATAAACAATGAAGACAGAGAccatgttattatcattatcaccttGTTGACAGTGAGTTGGGGTCAATGTGCCATATGAGAATGCAGCTATGGCAACCAACAGCCAATACCGTGGCAGAGAGAGGCTTCCATGCTAGGCAGGACACGCCCCTCTGGTGTCTGTGTTTCAGAGTGGGTACAATGTCACTGTCAAAGAGAAAAGATATAGAAAGAGTAGATGATTGCACTGCAGCTAATGCATCTCATGAATAATACATGATGACAttaagtcaaaggtcaaacacTGATGAGATctttacaaaaacaacaacaacactacaATTTCTACCAAATATTCAACATGGAAACACACATATATTGAAAGATTGAGGCACCATGCACTGTGGCAGAGCTGCTGATAAGACTAAACATGTTTGGCTGTCTGCCGGTAAAAGTAGGACACATTAGACTGCAATCTAGAAAGGCAACATGGGAAACAATCTGACAAATGATCACATGAAAATCTGCTTACAACTAAATTACTGGGGTTCAGTATAAGGTCTCAAAGAGAAAACCAAAACCCTCACTCAGGCTTGGAGTTACAAAAAAGGAAAGACAGAGGAAATACCTGACCAAGCAGTGACACTGATGTTGGGGATATAGCAACTGATCCCCCGAGATGTCTCCTGTAAGGAATGTATACCCATGTCCTTCATTgccaaatacatttttttttattttttattttttttcaggctGGCTTTTTTTGGCCGTTCTGTGGCCCGGGGTTGAATCTCATGTATTTCCTTGGTTTTCggccttttgtttttgtcatttttttttttttttacaaagtttATCATATAACCTACATGGGATTGtatttcaagcataattatgctaaaattgattgatttcagccaatgaaagtgaaaacaaTCATATCTTTTTGAGTAAGGTGAGAAACTCCATTCGCATAGATTTCAGTTCTACAAACATGTATAAAAGGTCAGGCAGCGTCATAATGGTATGCCTGATTTTTgcgaaaatggtgtcataagatgtgtgagacttgaaagtaaaaagtcagcaaacagcgcggtcaaaaaatttcgaGCGGAGGAATGGTCGTGGGAAATGTCGAGGGGGTTgatttcatccccccccccccccacagccGTTTTAGGGTTTAGCAACTGCACCCTCTCCTGtagaaatatatcattttcagcGCTAATCTGTTAACATCATATCACAATCTCAGGCTTTTGTTCTGCTTCTCCTTCTcatcctcttccttcttcttcttccttttctttgtcTGTATAATTGTCATCTTTACTTGACATGCAAATCATCATCTCCTCCATCTGCCTTTCCCTGTTTATaactatgatgatgataatgctgaAAACTACTAACTGTCATCATAAGTACAGGTACAGttgactcctgttataatggaatcctcgggaccagcagtttcctttcgttatattgaaattttgttataaccaaacaaataagcaattttaaaaaaaagtacagtgGATAACGTTggagcctgaatttttactttgttgtgaccggaatttcattttaattgtgTCCGTTATGAAGGGAGTGCATGGCAACAGAAAAGGTAGAAGTAGCAGAAGCAATGGTTATTGTAGCAGTTAGCACCATGACTATTAGTATCACTACTTTCAACATACTCATCATCATCTTCGTTATTGCCATTACCAGCTAATCAGTGTCTGTATAAAAAAGATGAACTTTCCATCACCAACCTGCCAGAGGTGAATATCTTGATGGTGTTGTCTCTCCAAGCCACGGCACACTTGTTTGTGTGCTGGTGCCAGGCAAACGCTCTGATCTCACTCTCCCTCCAGTCCCGCCCCCGGCTGAACTCTTGGATCATATCGTCTGGAGACAGCTGATCAAATGAACAAAGGTTGGCATGGCAACACAACATGTTTATTTCAGAGCTACTGTGCCATTACTACTATCTGTTTgctttttgcatgttttgtgtcCAACAGAGCATGAAAAGCATGaccaatgaaataataataataaaaaaagaaagtaggacATCTGTTTTAGCTAAGGATCTCTAGTCACTATTGTCCCATAtgtacctacaatgtacaagtatCCCTCTCAAGACCAGTATCAATATGacattaaccccccccccccaggacaAGCAGATTTTCCTTTAACATGCACCATCCACTGACACCTCTCCAAGCATACTCTGGACTAGTCTTTAACAGGTTAACATTGTGTACAAATTGTCACAAATGGAAACAATACATTAAGACTTATATTGAATGCTAGAAATATGCTTAGTACATTATACTTGCAAGCAAGTACCTTAACAACTCCATAACAGAGAAAGTGTGAGGGAGGCCATAGCACAGCATAGGCCTCATGCTTTTTAAGGGATCATAATAATGTTtctaaagcacacacacacagaaaaaaaaacaacaacaaaaaactaacAAAAGTGAAAGTAGAATACTATCTCAGGCAAATAAACTAGGATCTGTATAAAGGCTCGGTCACACagcccaaaagtcgcgtaaacgcGTGAATCACGCATGAAATTTGATCGTGCATGCTTGTCCATTGAGAATTTGACCGAGTTTTCGCTGATTTACAAGATTGAAATCACCAATGAATTGTGCAAGAACTATGGAAagatcacacagaaatcacttACAAACCATGCACTTTCAGTGCACAGGCACGCAAAGGCCCCAAACAGGGTGAATACATCATTGTGCGCGACTAAAGGTCCAGGGAAAGCCATGCATAATCTGCGCATTATCACTAATGAACTGATGATTTGcttttttcagtgattttcagtGATACATCTAGGTGTTACAAGCACAAAACATGCATCATATGTCTGCTAATCGTCAGTGGAAAGTCATCGATGAATGccatagcggcaacattttcgtgaatgatcactgatattccacgcatatttcgtgCATTGTCCGCGAAAgaactacgcaaaaattacgtaaCACAGCGCAATACTGTGCAAATTCTTACGCGAAGCCGAGTTAAGCTGAGAGTACAGGGCCGATCCAGCAAACATCGGCAGACAACTACGAAGGTTCCATGTCAGACAAACTgatgaaatgcgcaaatcgtGCATGTATCGCGTAAGGCTCGAATTTCAAGCGTTTGCGCAACTTTTGGGCTGTGTGACCTGGCCTTAAAGAAAGTAGCTCACAACAATCTTACCATGAGATGAGGATACAGGGAGCCTCTGAATGAATTGACCCAGGTTACAGTCGACAGACATCCACAGGCCAGCATTGTGACAGGCCAGGGGGCTGGGAGTGGGCAGTCACACAGGAAAGATGACAGGAAACAATATTTCAATACAGACAGGCCCAAGTTCACATGATCACAGAAGCACCATGGATTCTGTGCAAAATGTGTGCTTGCGATGGCAATACTACCGTACTGTATGGAATCTAAATAACAAAAGGTAATAGTTTGAACCAGTCCTAAAACCTTGTATCTGTTTCATGAGCTTGGGCTACAATAATTGCAGTTACGTAATTGGCCAAGACCACGAATGCTCAAACTTGATTGGTTGCCACTGGCTACCATAGTAACTGTAATATTATTGAAATGTTTAATGATGGTAAATCTTTGCATGCAAACAGGAGCCTGGGTTGAAGTCTATGCCTACTGCTGTCATACTAGTAGTCATCATTACCTCAAACAAATGTAAAGCCAAAATTTTGCTTCCAGATGGTAAACAAAACAATGGCATTACTATGTACACTGTAGCAACTAACAAGTCAGAAAAACAGTCAAAAGTAATGCAAGAAACAACTAAACATGTCTCCTGCTTACATACACTGTCAGCTTTACAAActttgttaaagggactgtacagtactggttgaggtggggattcagatttgtaACAtgttcctaagtgagataatgagaaacatcttatgaaatatgaaagagcatgtaattttaagaaggattaaacctttatttgatgaaaattggttttcaaatggctgagatatccaaaaagtgataataataaaaggcgacaggccacgccttttattaggatctctttgcttcaccttgtttttggatatctcagccatttcaaaaccgattttcatcaaataaacttttgttaCCCcgagaattgcatgctctttgacatctcagagtgatttctgaatatctcgtaaaacgttaaaagctaaatcctcacctcaaccagaactgtacccACCCTTTAAACAGTCACTGCATACAAATTGAAATATTATTCATAGTTACAAACTACAGTGATGTCAACAATTATGttagaaaaaatgaaaaccaaAATCAAATATTCACTACCATTTCATATGTGGCGGTCCATGAATTCTACAGAACTAGATTAAAGTCAAGTTCAATGTAGATGAAAA
Coding sequences within:
- the LOC140243356 gene encoding aladin-like, with the translated sequence MCSLTEGPSPPPEGYITVCEENGDLVTISARSAPVNYTPRVTGLEYPIISASTESLCSLATDEAAQTAFLPHVTDVSLWKQAWYTCRVHGLSEMLDEVSKNETAPWPVTMLACGCLSTVTWVNSFRGSLYPHLMLSPDDMIQEFSRGRDWRESEIRAFAWHQHTNKCAVAWRDNTIKIFTSGSDIVPTLKHRHQRGVSCLAWKPLSATVLAVGCHSCILIWHIDPNSLSTRPTASAAQVLSYASHAPVTCLSWDPRGRLLVSASPRDTAILVWDVPRESCVPLRRAGGGGGALLRYSPDSSKLFASSPSQVFRVWETKSWSCEKWTQLSGRCQSACWSPNGRFLLFCTEGEPAIFCLNFLHSAGKTGGAENAIKCADTSEVTMMCGDQEVRIGGLIQDMVWNCTGERLAVLFKANRETENSGDLIAIFNTRLTPTLQLIPSGFIRGEPGEIPELISFKPGFQHGALLTICWQSGKVTFVPLFFIPSAALADNQAIPASFGSKTTPLPQELFSVKD